From the Hevea brasiliensis isolate MT/VB/25A 57/8 chromosome 13, ASM3005281v1, whole genome shotgun sequence genome, the window AAACATTAGGCTGTAAGCCTTTTTCAAAATGCCTAAAAAATAGTTCTTTGGCATCATTAAGCCTCCCAGCTTTGCACATACCATCAATCAAAATCGTAAAACTCACACAATCAAGCTTCAACCGACTCTTTTCCATCGCTTTAAATAGTGCGAGTGCCTCATCAAGATACCCTTGTTTGCACAAGCCATCAAGAATGATTGAAAAAGTCACTTTATTTGGCTGCTGACCATGAGAACACATGTTCTTGAAAACTTCTAGTGCAATTCCAGGTTGCCTTGCTTCCCACAATCCCTTAATAAGAGTATTATAAGTAACAAAGTTGGGAACTAAACTACTTTTAATCATTTCATCAAAAAGTTTTGTTGCTTCATCTATCCTTTTGCTCTTGCAGTATCCATTAATCAAGATGTTGTAGCTAAAGACATCAGCTATGCCACTGCTTACCATATGATCAAATAATTTTGTAGCTTCATCCATTTGGTTACACAGACAAAATCCGTCCATCAAAGAACTGTAAGTGACAACATCAGGCTTCACCCCTTGTTGgatcattattttcattatttcttgagCTTTTGAAACCAGTCCTTCCTTGCAAAGATTGTCAATCAATATACTGAAGGTAATAATGTTTGGTGATATGTTTTGCCCCGCCATTTCtttcaacaaggccaaagcttgATTCCATTTGCCTAAATTGCAAAGACCTTGAATTAAGCAGGTGTAAGTGACAACATTAGGTGAAATACATTTATTCCTCATTTGAGAGAAGAGGTCTAAAGCCTCAATAACTAGCTTATCCTTGCAAAGAGCGTCCACAATTGCACTGTATGTCACAACATTTGGCTcacaacctctctcaaccattCCCTTTAGCAACTCAATAGCCACATTTGTTTTCCCACATTTACAAAGAGCATTTATGATCACAGTGTAAGTATGAACATCAGGTTGATAACCTCCAGCAACCATATCATTGAAAAAATCTACTGCTCCATTGATTTTACCATCTATACAGAGCCCTTTAATTAAGGTAGTAAATGTCACAGTATTGGGCTCCAatccaaatttgataattttccccAGAATTGAGAAGCCAAAATTCACAAGGTGTAAGCGGCAGAAACAGTTAATCAATATAGAAAGAGAGTAAATATTGTGTGAGATTCCTAGAGACTCAATTGTTCTGGACAAAGAAATAACCGTGTGATATTGTTTCATTCCCACAAGAGCAGATAAAAATCGACAAAATTGAACAATAGAAGGCAGAGGACGCAAAAGAATGATATGATTAAAGAAAGCTAAGGCATCATCAACGTCCCTAAAAGAAGAAGAATTGAACTTAGATCTCAAGAAacgttgagattttgcatctttaGGATTATGCGTGGAAGCAGAAGAATGGAAGTAATTGGTAAATAATAAGGATGGAGATTGAATGATACCCATTTCCGTTTGCAGTAGAAAGTGGAAGAACCTCTCCGTAGTTGTGAAAATCCTCCGCGCCGACATTATCATCTTCAGAGAGAGAGACGGCTCTGCATGTTTAGGGCGAAAGAAAGAGCGTTTAGCAATTTACTATTCAGTTAAATAATAACTCAAATTgtttcaaaaaaataataattaaaataaaaaatgttattttaatttttattcaattaattatgtttaaattttaatttatctataaggattattaattaattaattacctcTAAGAGAAAATATGGGTAGTGTTATCAAATCGAATCATACCAATGCACAACtagcattaaaaaataatttaaaatttttaatgtaaaattttattttataataaaataaatatttaaaattaaaattttaaataataaaattatttatattaatgaacaataaaatttaatatattaaaatttatctttgaataaataaaaaaatttaatgtacTTTTTGTGATTTaatgataatataataaaaaattcaataatttaaattaatatgttaagaaaataaattattaacaatATTTATTAGGACAATGAATTTCCAAGtttaaaaatgacaaaaaattaaaatttaattaaaaataaaataaaaattaccattaattcaccatttatctcatttcaaattttaaaataaaattcaacaaatattttataattcaaacaacaagatttttgaataaatttatttttaaatatttttaaaattattaaaaaagtacttattacttttataaaatttataaataatgaaaaataattaatataagggatataatataatttatgcatgagatataatttaaaataaattgacctattttattaaattcatgaaataaattaatcaattttacagttttgaatttaattattcataattattaaaattagaaaataaattaaactttattCTCCTATTATTTTagtggatttttttttattttcttcacaTTTAATTGAACTTTGTTAATTGCTATGTATTACAATGATAAATATTTTTGCTTTGAggcaataaaaatgaaaatttgaaaaatattcGAGCGTCTATTTAGCCAACTTGCACTTATTTAATAATACTAAGTTTTCTTTAAATGTGTATTTATACATTAGTTGTATTTGTATGCATATTTATAAATATCAAGAAATTGTAATAACGACTTCGTTTGTttcacataaaaaataatttgtatataaaaaatattttctatgaaaacatttaaaaatatatatattttttatgaaaatattttttattgtttagttgtaatgttaaattaatgatatttatttattttatatatgtggAAGTgtgttcacattttaataagattttcaaaatttagaaaataaaaaataattttttcttttgaaaaatgatttaattttctaTTGATTAATTTTCGTGAGTGCTCCTAAATAATAAAAagtacaaaaaatattttttagaaaaatattttttcttaaaaCAAATAGAGCCTACATCCCAATAATTTAACtgcttattaataaaaaaaaagttttaaatgactgataaaaaaataaaaaaatggaaaAAGGAAACAGAATTTGAACATGACTGGAAAGTAGGATTAGAGAGGAGTTGGTGAGTGTatacaattattaaaattaaagagtattttttttttaattgttatgttattttttgaagaaaattattatttttttattatataattttatattaaaaaattttaatatttctcttagttataattaaattagaattgaaattttaacttttttaaaaatatattatttttaataattaattaaatttaatttttaattaatttaaataatagatTATAGATAGATGGAgcccaataaaaaaatattaataccccgcttgaaattgagtttaaaaattaaaaatacttttctaaaagaatattatttttttatataaaaaatatataaaactatgagaaatatttaaaaaaaaatgaaaagaaagttGGGAGAGGAAAGAGAAGAATAGtttagaaatagaaaataccTTTAATCATACACCTTGCTAACACTTGCTTTGGATATAGCCTCTATTTTATAGATTCTATACCATGAATACATATTTAAgagttataaaaatataaataagaaaattaatatacaaattaatatgTTGGGAGttataaaattgaattgaataatgATTCTTGGTGGTTGTGGACATTCACATAATTGTATTATTTATagtagttttaaatgtaaaaaaaaaaaataaatctctATATTTTCATTAGAGgtttaaataagtttaaaattaaatttgagctaaataaatttttgtattttttaataaGGCTAAATAAgtctattattaataaaatatttttaataataaaatactattttttcctaattataaatattaaaaattatttattaattttaattaaaataaaattaaaaaaaaagaaaacatggaacaaaaattttttaatataaaaattattattttaaaaacagaaaaataatattttatttttagaaaaataatattttatcaagTGTAAACTTATTTAgtcttaattaaaaaatataattatttatttaataaaaaacttaatttttaacttatttgaCCCTTAGATGAAAgacttgtttaattttttttaaaaaaatattttattattttaacatttttataattaaaatatatgaaatttattttcaattttttttttataattaactacaattgaaattcaaattaaAGATTCAGCTTAGTACCGCTAAACTAAAGTTcataaatttaacttttaatttttttttctttttaattaatatacTTAAAAAATATCTCCATAGTAACTCTAATAATAATAGTAACTcttataataatatcaaataggtgttaattattttctattaaaaaagtatttatgacaaaaaaatattttatttaccgTCAAATAGATCAAATGGgatatcaaattaaaattgatCTAATTTAATTAACTATTCTTTTCTTACTATATTTGTAatcttatttataaaaataatttataattctaaatatatttatcataaaatatatttttatatttacatatgtTAATGTTATAAGAAATCTACCAATAAAGGTGCATGTGTTTCTGCCAGTATATACACTAGTAATGACAAAATGTTAGAACAGGTTTActtgtaaaaaatatatatatttttttattttttaaaaatatttttatttttatttttatttttatataaaacattatataaaaaatagttttttaatttaaaaaatttaaaaatatattattatcttccataataaaataaataaatgactaaaaaatattttttacctttttaaatttttttaatgtgttatttattcttttataataatataattatttttttatcattgtgcataaatatttttaataattatttaatttttattatgaaaagttataataatatttttatgaaaaaaataaaattattaaactgAACTTTTCTATTGATTTTCAAatcttaataaactttgaaaaactgaaaattaattttcatttcttcatttaGAAAACTAGCACACATGAATGGAGATCAGAAAGAGATAGACGTGTAGATATAGAGGCCACATATATGTTAGTTTTATGAAAGAAGGGAAATCTTCATATGCCATCAATGCTATATATCATCTCTTGAATATTGATCACAACTTGAGAAAATTTAGAAGAAACTAAAAAAACATTTAGAATTTGAAATGTGAACTGGCCAATTTCCTTCTCTATTGACAAAAACAACAGATCTTTGATGACAGACTCATAAGCATATTAGCAACTTCTTCTAACAGTAAGAATTTCAAAGTTTATCATAATGAAACCAACAGCTAGTGAGTCCAGATTGGAATTATCTTAATACTAGAGATTACTGCATTAATCATGGATTGGTGAAGCAATTCTCTGCTTCAGAGTACTGATTAATTCATACTTCTGGTGTTCCATTGTTTATCATTAAAGATCAGGTCATTTCGTGCATTCATTAGCTTCCATGCCAGGAACGGCCAGTCCGAGAAGAGAGCCATCAACGAGAAGAGCTTTCAGATTTTCCATCAGTGCTTCCTATTTCAGGATGCCTAAACATATTCAGCTCTCAAATTCAGACGCCAAGAAAACTACGCTTCTCTTGCTGACCATTAGCCCCTTAAACCCTCTTCCACCCCAAGTGGCCCAGACTTTTCAAAAATTTATACCATCATCAGATGTAAAATCAAAGGCAGTTCCTTGATCTTGAATGGTAGAACAAGGACTTGTACCTGGAGCAGAACAGCTAGATACTGCACAAGAGCTAGGAGGCCACAGAACAGAATAGGAAACTCTTTTACCTGAAAACGTAAATGTGGCTactgaaattaatttaaattcaaacAACGCAACACTAGCCACAACTGGAAATGGTGAGATTTATGAGTTAACTAGGTTGATTGTGAATTTCATGTAATGAGGCAAAAGATAGAAATTAGAAAATTTGCATGGGATAAGAAAATATtctgaaatatattttttttatgaatagAATTAGATTGAATATTCGAGAGATTGTACAGTATAATCAAAACTGAACAACTTTGTTAGTGAATTGACCCCATAGATGATATAAATTTTCACATCCAAAAACTCATTATCACAAGCTAAGCAGT encodes:
- the LOC131171841 gene encoding putative pentatricopeptide repeat-containing protein At1g12700, mitochondrial → MIMSARRIFTTTERFFHFLLQTEMGIIQSPSLLFTNYFHSSASTHNPKDAKSQRFLRSKFNSSSFRDVDDALAFFNHIILLRPLPSIVQFCRFLSALVGMKQYHTVISLSRTIESLGISHNIYSLSILINCFCRLHLVNFGFSILGKIIKFGLEPNTVTFTTLIKGLCIDGKINGAVDFFNDMVAGGYQPDVHTYTVIINALCKCGKTNVAIELLKGMVERGCEPNVVTYSAIVDALCKDKLVIEALDLFSQMRNKCISPNVVTYTCLIQGLCNLGKWNQALALLKEMAGQNISPNIITFSILIDNLCKEGLVSKAQEIMKIMIQQGVKPDVVTYSSLMDGFCLCNQMDEATKLFDHMVSSGIADVFSYNILINGYCKSKRIDEATKLFDEMIKSSLVPNFVTYNTLIKGLWEARQPGIALEVFKNMCSHGQQPNKVTFSIILDGLCKQGYLDEALALFKAMEKSRLKLDCVSFTILIDGMCKAGRLNDAKELFFRHFEKGLQPNVYTYSTIIKGLCNEGLLDEAYKVLRGMEKSGCVPNGCCYNVIIQGFLRHKDIPEATLLIDEMVDKGFSADATTFELVIHLSRNDDLILRKLRNRSKCSKDANFK